In Kitasatospora gansuensis, a genomic segment contains:
- a CDS encoding class I adenylate-forming enzyme family protein yields the protein MTGTNTGTNIRARLAADPGLGAGNVLPKLFEHGADPDGPGAAFDLPVDGYPTGQGLTLGQLRERVAARAAWWHEQGIGPRDPVAVYVSGSADCLLNFLALTWLGAIPALVNQYVPGDIAAEYIRRLRGVGLLTDPEHRARLAGQDLGVRVHGDTAAPGTGDPARAPAPYRHHADDPIAITHSSGTTRMPTAVVHSHASLFAATRLFRLAAPRARGAARILSALPAAHAAGVSALNLALCQRSELLFLSTQNDGAAVLDAIEGWRPTGVFGFAATWAQLARHDLSSRQLDSVALWFNTGDCAHEPHIRRLVAAGSRETVTREGIRRVPGSSFVDGLGSTEMGHSAFHLTHGTDTERYGRCVGVPHGFAEVALLDVTTGREVPVGEVGHFGLKAPTLAPGYWNDSGATYRNRLNGYYLTGDLMYRDAEGYYFHVDRAVDAVDLGGGEWLYTAMSEERILANCPDVHDCTVVSLEIEGRVVTDVLLALHTTADPDADRTPAVRAALTDAAAATLRRVVAVPESELIVGPTGKVRKFLMRQRHRAGTAAL from the coding sequence GTGACGGGCACCAACACGGGCACCAACATCAGAGCGCGGCTGGCCGCCGACCCCGGCCTCGGCGCGGGCAACGTGCTGCCCAAGCTGTTCGAGCACGGGGCCGACCCGGACGGTCCCGGCGCCGCCTTCGACCTCCCGGTCGACGGGTACCCGACCGGGCAGGGCCTGACCCTGGGTCAGCTCCGCGAGCGGGTGGCGGCCAGGGCGGCCTGGTGGCACGAGCAGGGCATCGGCCCGCGCGACCCGGTCGCGGTGTACGTGTCCGGCTCGGCGGACTGCCTGCTGAACTTCCTGGCGCTGACCTGGCTGGGCGCGATCCCGGCACTGGTGAACCAGTACGTCCCCGGCGACATCGCCGCCGAGTACATCCGGCGGCTGCGCGGCGTCGGGCTGCTCACCGACCCGGAGCACCGGGCCCGGCTGGCCGGCCAGGACCTCGGGGTGCGCGTCCACGGCGACACCGCCGCGCCCGGCACCGGGGATCCGGCGCGGGCCCCCGCGCCGTACCGGCACCACGCCGACGACCCGATCGCCATCACCCACTCCTCGGGCACCACCCGGATGCCCACCGCGGTCGTGCACTCGCACGCCAGCCTGTTCGCCGCCACCCGGCTGTTCCGGCTGGCCGCACCCCGGGCCCGGGGCGCGGCCCGGATCCTCAGCGCGCTGCCGGCCGCCCACGCCGCCGGGGTCTCGGCGCTCAACCTGGCCCTGTGCCAACGCAGTGAGCTGCTGTTCCTGTCCACCCAGAACGACGGCGCGGCGGTGCTGGACGCCATCGAGGGCTGGCGGCCGACCGGGGTCTTCGGCTTCGCGGCCACCTGGGCCCAGCTGGCCCGCCACGACCTGAGCAGCCGTCAGCTGGACTCGGTAGCCCTGTGGTTCAACACCGGCGACTGCGCGCACGAGCCGCACATCCGCCGGCTGGTCGCGGCCGGCTCCCGGGAGACCGTCACCCGCGAGGGGATCCGGCGGGTCCCCGGGTCCAGCTTCGTCGACGGCCTGGGCTCCACCGAGATGGGGCACTCCGCTTTCCACCTCACCCACGGCACCGACACCGAGCGGTACGGGCGCTGTGTCGGGGTGCCGCACGGCTTCGCCGAGGTGGCGCTGCTGGACGTGACCACCGGCCGCGAGGTCCCGGTCGGCGAGGTCGGCCACTTCGGCCTGAAGGCGCCGACGCTGGCCCCCGGGTACTGGAACGACTCGGGCGCCACCTACCGCAACCGGCTGAACGGCTACTACCTGACGGGCGATCTGATGTACCGGGACGCGGAGGGCTACTACTTCCACGTCGACCGGGCGGTCGACGCTGTCGACCTGGGTGGGGGCGAGTGGCTCTACACCGCGATGAGCGAGGAGCGCATCCTCGCCAACTGCCCCGACGTGCACGACTGCACGGTGGTGTCGCTGGAGATCGAAGGCCGGGTCGTCACCGACGTCCTGCTCGCCCTGCACACCACCGCCGACCCGGACGCCGACCGCACCCCGGCGGTCCGCGCCGCGCTGACCGACGCCGCGGCGGCGACCCTGCGCCGGGTGGTGGCCGTCCCGGAGTCGGAGCTGATCGTCGGCCCGACCGGCAAGGTCCGCAAGTTCCTGATGCGGCAGCGGCACCGGGCCGGGACGGCGGCGCTCTGA
- a CDS encoding alpha-ketoacid dehydrogenase subunit beta, producing the protein MPKLSYLKALNRAIGDEMDRDGAVCVFGEDVGVAVTHATAGLLKRFGPDRVLDTPISEQAFTGFATGAALAGLRPLIEFQIPALLFLVFEQIANQAHKFSLMTGGQTRVPVTYLLPGSGSRESWAGQHSDHPYSLFAHVGVKTVVPATPSDAYGLLATAIRDDDPVVVFAPSGALGVREDLDFDRLVPVPLGVGRIHRSGSDVTVVAVGHLVHDALAVAEELAGSVSVEVFDPRSLFPFDWSGLAASLERTGRLVVVDDSNRSCGIGAEIVATAAEEMRLIAPPRRVTRPDGAVLPFARALDLACQPTRAQLRTAVEQAVNGHPSRSAE; encoded by the coding sequence ATGCCGAAGCTCTCCTACCTCAAGGCGCTGAACCGCGCGATCGGCGACGAGATGGACCGCGACGGGGCCGTCTGCGTGTTCGGCGAGGACGTCGGGGTGGCCGTCACCCACGCCACCGCCGGACTGCTGAAGCGCTTCGGCCCGGACCGGGTGCTGGACACGCCCATCTCCGAGCAGGCGTTCACCGGCTTCGCCACCGGCGCCGCGCTGGCCGGGCTGCGGCCGCTGATCGAGTTCCAGATCCCGGCGCTGCTGTTCCTGGTCTTCGAGCAGATCGCCAACCAGGCGCACAAGTTCTCGCTGATGACGGGCGGTCAGACCCGGGTGCCGGTGACCTACCTGCTGCCGGGCTCGGGCTCCCGGGAGAGCTGGGCCGGCCAGCACTCCGACCACCCGTACAGCCTGTTCGCCCACGTCGGCGTGAAGACGGTGGTGCCGGCCACCCCGTCCGACGCGTACGGGCTGCTGGCGACGGCGATCCGGGACGACGACCCGGTCGTGGTCTTCGCCCCCTCCGGCGCGCTCGGGGTCCGCGAGGACCTGGACTTCGACCGGCTGGTCCCCGTGCCGCTCGGGGTCGGCCGGATCCACCGCAGCGGCAGTGACGTCACCGTGGTGGCGGTGGGTCACCTGGTCCACGACGCCCTGGCGGTGGCCGAGGAGCTGGCCGGCTCGGTCTCGGTCGAGGTCTTCGACCCGCGCTCGCTGTTCCCCTTCGACTGGTCCGGGCTGGCCGCGTCCCTGGAGCGGACCGGGCGGCTGGTCGTCGTCGACGACTCCAACCGGAGCTGCGGCATCGGCGCGGAGATCGTCGCCACCGCGGCCGAGGAGATGCGGCTGATCGCGCCGCCCCGCCGGGTCACCCGGCCGGACGGCGCGGTGCTGCCCTTCGCCCGGGCCCTCGACCTGGCCTGCCAGCCCACCCGGGCCCAGCTCAGAACGGCGGTCGAGCAGGCGGTCAACGGACACCCCTCAAGGAGCGCAGAGTGA
- a CDS encoding thiamine pyrophosphate-dependent dehydrogenase E1 component subunit alpha, with translation MADVPSAALYRTVALIRGFEQRAIELVRSGVVLGGIHPYTGQEAIAAGTCAVLRPEDVITSTHRGHGHVLAKGADPARMMAELAGRTTGLNQGRGGSMHAADFGVGVLGANAIVGAGVPIAAGAAWAFRRAGSDRVAVGYFGDGAVSQGVVLETFNLAALWRVPVVLVCENNGFATSMRTADTVAGSILGRAAAFGIPARAVDGTDPEAVLDATAEAVARARAGGGPTLLECTTYRFDAHHTWEHTARPRYRTDAEVAAGRTRDPLEIQGARIPAAARAAIDAELGSLLDHAVRYARTGPHPDPATALDHLYATGLRGRAGAR, from the coding sequence GTGGCTGACGTACCGTCCGCCGCCCTCTACCGCACCGTCGCGCTGATCCGCGGCTTCGAGCAGCGGGCGATCGAGCTGGTCAGGTCCGGCGTGGTGCTGGGCGGCATCCACCCGTACACCGGCCAGGAGGCGATCGCCGCGGGCACCTGCGCGGTGCTGCGCCCCGAGGACGTGATCACCAGCACCCACCGCGGCCACGGCCACGTACTGGCCAAGGGTGCCGACCCGGCCCGGATGATGGCCGAGTTGGCGGGCCGGACCACCGGGCTGAACCAGGGTCGCGGCGGCTCGATGCACGCGGCCGACTTCGGGGTGGGCGTGCTCGGCGCGAACGCCATCGTCGGCGCGGGCGTGCCGATCGCGGCGGGCGCCGCCTGGGCGTTCCGGCGGGCGGGCTCGGACCGGGTCGCGGTCGGCTACTTCGGCGACGGCGCGGTCAGCCAGGGCGTGGTGCTGGAGACCTTCAACCTGGCCGCGCTGTGGCGGGTGCCGGTCGTCCTGGTCTGCGAGAACAACGGCTTCGCGACCTCGATGCGCACCGCCGACACGGTGGCCGGCAGCATCCTCGGCCGGGCCGCCGCCTTCGGCATCCCGGCCCGCGCGGTGGACGGGACGGACCCGGAGGCGGTCCTCGACGCCACCGCCGAGGCGGTCGCCCGGGCCAGGGCCGGCGGGGGCCCGACCCTGCTGGAGTGCACCACCTACCGCTTCGACGCCCACCACACCTGGGAGCACACCGCCCGCCCGCGCTACCGGACCGACGCGGAGGTCGCCGCCGGACGGACCAGGGACCCGCTGGAGATCCAGGGCGCGCGCATCCCGGCCGCCGCCCGCGCCGCGATCGACGCGGAGCTCGGGTCGCTGCTCGACCACGCGGTCCGGTACGCCCGCACGGGCCCGCACCCCGACCCGGCCACCGCGCTGGACCACCTCTACGCCACCGGCCTGCGCGGCCGGGCGGGGGCGCGCTGA
- a CDS encoding phytanoyl-CoA dioxygenase family protein has translation MTTTRTLRFELTDQELALLPDADDIAFYAEHGWYLTKKLFTDQEVDRLAAASADYYAGARSRVLPVLPPRLAAWRPSDGPVQRHNDYVHYESDPIAKVLCKPLLGAVAALLAGVDEIRVFQSTLILKPAVVGEPSNIVPWHFDKHYWSTSTSERMLTAFVPFHDCDEEMGTLTVVDGSHRWRETGRQDSMTRHFADRDRADLERVLAENAAYNGAVIRKVPLVIPKGHLSFHHCRTYHGSGPNRSDRPRRAVSFHLQDGANEYRDFALSDGSPAAYNHDVLVRRLPDGRPDYADPAYCPVLWQGAVHRG, from the coding sequence ATGACCACCACCCGGACCCTGCGGTTCGAACTCACCGACCAGGAACTGGCGTTGCTGCCGGACGCCGACGACATCGCCTTCTACGCCGAGCACGGCTGGTACCTGACGAAGAAGCTGTTCACCGACCAGGAGGTGGACCGGCTGGCCGCCGCGAGCGCGGACTACTACGCGGGCGCGCGCAGCCGCGTCCTGCCGGTCCTCCCTCCCCGGCTGGCGGCCTGGCGGCCCTCGGACGGGCCGGTCCAGCGCCACAACGACTACGTCCACTACGAGAGCGACCCGATCGCCAAGGTGCTGTGCAAGCCGCTGCTCGGAGCGGTGGCCGCGCTGCTGGCCGGGGTGGACGAGATCCGGGTGTTCCAGTCGACGCTGATCCTCAAGCCGGCGGTCGTCGGCGAGCCCAGCAACATCGTGCCCTGGCACTTCGACAAGCACTACTGGTCCACCTCGACCTCCGAGCGGATGCTGACCGCGTTCGTCCCCTTCCACGACTGCGACGAGGAGATGGGCACGCTCACCGTGGTGGACGGCAGCCACCGGTGGCGGGAGACGGGTCGTCAGGACTCGATGACCCGTCACTTCGCCGACCGCGACCGGGCCGACCTGGAGCGGGTGCTCGCCGAGAACGCCGCCTACAACGGCGCGGTGATCCGCAAGGTGCCGCTGGTCATCCCCAAGGGCCACCTGAGCTTCCACCACTGCCGGACCTACCACGGCAGCGGGCCCAACCGCAGTGACCGGCCGCGCCGCGCGGTCTCCTTCCACCTGCAGGACGGCGCGAACGAGTACCGCGACTTCGCGCTCAGCGACGGCAGCCCGGCCGCGTACAACCACGACGTGCTGGTCCGGCGGCTGCCGGACGGGCGGCCCGACTACGCGGACCCGGCGTACTGCCCGGTGCTCTGGCAGGGGGCGGTCCACCGTGGCTGA
- the hppD gene encoding 4-hydroxyphenylpyruvate dioxygenase: MDFLGVDHVEFYVGDARQAAYLLCSGFGFRLYGQGGPETGLPGQRSLLLGQGDCRVLLTSGLTPDHPAVEYVARHGDGVAVIAFGTRDATAAYTTAVAGGATAVKAPRAYGSMVTATVSGFGDVVHRLVERRGAASEFLPGVLELPDLPPMPEPELLLSIDHAAVCVPDGQLDRTTEYYRKAFGFEVIFEEYIEVGTQGMFSQVVQSPGGGITLTLIQPDLSRSPGQIDDFLAWHGGPGVQHLALTSRDIVGAVDTLAGRGIGFARTPDGYYRALAGLPADRLRTRGILLDRDHWGELYQIFATSMHVRRTFFWELIERHGARTFGTSNIPALYEAKERELAR, encoded by the coding sequence ATGGACTTCCTCGGCGTCGATCATGTCGAGTTCTACGTGGGTGACGCGCGTCAGGCGGCGTATCTCCTGTGCTCCGGCTTCGGCTTCCGCCTGTACGGCCAGGGCGGTCCCGAGACCGGCCTGCCCGGGCAGCGCAGCCTGCTGCTGGGCCAGGGCGACTGCCGGGTGCTGCTGACCTCGGGTCTGACGCCGGATCACCCGGCGGTGGAGTACGTCGCCCGGCACGGCGACGGCGTGGCCGTGATCGCCTTCGGCACCCGGGACGCCACCGCCGCGTACACCACCGCGGTGGCCGGCGGCGCGACCGCGGTCAAGGCACCCAGGGCGTACGGCTCCATGGTCACCGCCACCGTCTCCGGCTTCGGCGACGTGGTGCACCGGCTGGTCGAACGGCGCGGCGCGGCAAGCGAGTTCCTGCCCGGCGTGCTCGAACTGCCGGACCTCCCACCGATGCCGGAGCCGGAACTGCTGCTGAGCATCGACCACGCCGCGGTCTGCGTACCGGACGGGCAGCTCGACCGCACCACGGAGTACTACCGCAAGGCCTTCGGCTTCGAGGTGATCTTCGAGGAGTACATCGAGGTCGGCACCCAGGGCATGTTCTCCCAGGTGGTCCAGAGCCCCGGCGGCGGCATCACGCTCACCCTGATCCAGCCGGACCTGAGCCGGTCCCCCGGCCAGATCGACGACTTCCTGGCCTGGCACGGCGGCCCCGGCGTCCAGCATCTGGCCCTGACCAGCCGCGACATCGTGGGAGCCGTCGACACCCTGGCGGGACGCGGCATCGGCTTCGCGCGCACCCCCGACGGGTACTACCGCGCGCTGGCCGGGCTTCCGGCCGACCGGCTGCGCACGCGCGGCATCCTGCTGGACCGCGACCACTGGGGTGAGCTCTACCAGATCTTCGCCACCTCGATGCACGTGCGGCGGACCTTCTTCTGGGAGCTGATCGAGCGTCACGGCGCCCGCACCTTCGGCACCAGCAACATCCCCGCGCTGTACGAGGCCAAGGAGAGGGAGCTCGCGCGATGA
- a CDS encoding beta-ketoacyl-[acyl-carrier-protein] synthase family protein has translation MSHGRADVVVSGMGLVTPVGSSADEVMAAMCEGRSGLVRPDPEGPLAGSLEVAGFAPPIDPASVLPAPETRLVDRCVVLAMRAAADALADAGIEVGRDVDPYRIGVILSGTGGLATLESQVVLRTQRGRLGVSPYLLPAMLPNMSSARVAIRHGIRGYSSAIGTACAAGAQSVGEGLRLLRADEADVVVVGCGEAPLFPTLADTFGNARALARGWADDPTGASRPFDRRRNGLVLGEGAGVLVLERAEHADARGAAGYADLLGWGATNDAHHPTTPHPDGEGAAACMRQALRSAGIGPEDVGYVNAHGTGTRLGDLAEAVAIRKVFGGYAPPVSATKAVTGHLLGASGVVESAVSVLALRRGLLPPTHNLDDPDPACDLDHVRKGPRPAPGIRHVMSNSFGFGGHNISLVYGLPSTRLARRV, from the coding sequence ATGAGCCACGGACGGGCGGACGTCGTCGTGAGCGGGATGGGCCTGGTGACCCCGGTGGGCTCCAGCGCCGACGAGGTCATGGCGGCGATGTGCGAGGGCCGGTCCGGACTGGTCCGGCCGGACCCCGAAGGACCGCTGGCCGGCTCGCTGGAAGTGGCCGGCTTCGCCCCGCCGATCGACCCCGCCTCGGTGCTGCCCGCCCCCGAGACCCGGCTGGTGGACCGCTGCGTCGTACTGGCCATGCGGGCCGCGGCGGACGCCTTGGCCGACGCCGGCATCGAGGTGGGCCGCGACGTCGACCCGTACCGGATCGGGGTGATCCTGTCCGGGACCGGCGGTCTCGCCACCCTGGAGTCCCAGGTCGTGCTGCGGACCCAGCGCGGCCGACTGGGCGTCAGCCCGTACCTGCTGCCCGCGATGCTGCCCAACATGAGCTCGGCCCGGGTCGCGATCCGGCACGGCATCCGCGGCTACAGCTCCGCCATCGGCACGGCCTGCGCGGCCGGGGCCCAGTCCGTCGGGGAGGGGCTGCGGCTGCTGCGCGCCGACGAGGCCGACGTGGTGGTGGTCGGCTGCGGCGAGGCGCCGCTGTTCCCCACCCTGGCCGACACCTTCGGCAACGCCCGTGCGCTGGCCCGTGGTTGGGCCGACGACCCGACCGGCGCCAGCCGACCCTTCGACCGCCGCAGGAACGGGCTGGTGCTCGGCGAGGGTGCCGGTGTACTGGTGCTGGAGCGCGCCGAGCACGCGGACGCCCGCGGCGCGGCCGGGTACGCCGACCTGCTCGGCTGGGGCGCGACCAACGACGCCCACCACCCGACCACCCCGCACCCCGACGGCGAGGGCGCCGCCGCCTGCATGCGGCAGGCCCTGCGCAGCGCCGGGATCGGCCCCGAGGACGTCGGCTACGTCAACGCGCACGGCACCGGCACCCGCCTGGGCGACCTGGCCGAGGCGGTCGCGATCCGCAAGGTCTTCGGCGGGTACGCCCCGCCGGTCAGCGCGACCAAGGCGGTCACCGGCCACCTGCTCGGCGCCTCCGGGGTGGTCGAGTCGGCGGTCTCCGTGCTGGCGCTGCGCCGCGGACTGCTGCCGCCCACCCACAACCTCGACGACCCCGACCCGGCCTGCGATCTCGACCACGTCCGCAAGGGCCCGCGCCCGGCGCCGGGGATCCGCCACGTCATGTCGAACTCGTTCGGGTTCGGCGGCCACAACATCAGCCTGGTCTACGGCCTGCCCAGCACCCGGCTCGCCAGGCGGGTCTGA
- a CDS encoding beta-ketoacyl synthase N-terminal-like domain-containing protein, giving the protein MTDTVSTARRGPRSVVVTGAAVLSALGRGVEPLLTAALDGTPAFAPVQRFDVSGRRVGRAAAHPGSPVLADELDRAVGEACDRAGLSAAQRADCPLHLAVHGDPALARVPAPDRPAHGADAFAEAVARRAGLSGGSRAYTSACVASGTAVADAASAVARGQADRIVVAAGYLVEADQFAVFDAGRALARDGQVRPFSSGRTGLLLGDGVVAVVVEAASAARARRANALAVLAGWGRAGDAYHVCRPRPDGAGLARAITDALHRGRVGPERIGYVNAHGSGTPIGDTAEAAALHRALGESAATVPVSSTKSVHGQALEAGALLELVVTIAALRAGRLPVNAGYLGADQTCPLNLVLGRAAATGTDHALSLSTAFGGANTALLVGTP; this is encoded by the coding sequence ATGACTGACACCGTGTCAACTGCCCGTCGCGGCCCCCGCTCCGTGGTCGTCACCGGGGCCGCCGTGCTCAGCGCCCTCGGCCGGGGCGTCGAGCCGCTACTGACCGCCGCGCTCGACGGCACACCGGCGTTCGCGCCGGTGCAGCGCTTCGACGTGTCCGGCCGGCGGGTCGGCCGGGCCGCGGCGCACCCCGGTTCCCCCGTCCTGGCCGACGAGTTGGACCGCGCCGTCGGTGAAGCCTGCGACCGAGCCGGACTGTCCGCCGCCCAGCGCGCGGACTGCCCGCTGCATCTCGCCGTGCACGGCGATCCGGCGCTCGCCCGGGTCCCCGCGCCGGACCGCCCCGCCCACGGCGCGGACGCGTTCGCGGAGGCCGTCGCCCGGCGGGCCGGGCTGTCCGGTGGCTCCCGCGCCTACACCTCCGCCTGCGTGGCCTCGGGCACCGCCGTCGCCGACGCCGCCTCGGCGGTCGCCCGCGGGCAGGCCGACCGGATCGTGGTGGCGGCCGGCTACCTGGTCGAGGCCGACCAGTTCGCGGTCTTCGACGCGGGCCGGGCGCTCGCCCGCGACGGGCAGGTGCGTCCGTTCAGCTCCGGCCGGACCGGGCTGCTGCTCGGCGACGGCGTGGTCGCCGTGGTGGTCGAGGCCGCCTCGGCGGCCCGCGCCCGGCGGGCCAACGCCCTTGCAGTGCTGGCAGGTTGGGGACGCGCGGGCGACGCCTACCACGTCTGCCGGCCGCGGCCGGACGGCGCCGGACTGGCCCGGGCGATCACCGACGCCCTGCACCGGGGCCGGGTCGGCCCGGAGCGGATCGGCTATGTGAACGCCCACGGTTCGGGCACCCCGATCGGCGACACCGCCGAGGCCGCCGCCCTGCACCGGGCGCTCGGCGAAAGCGCCGCGACGGTGCCGGTCAGCTCCACCAAGTCGGTGCACGGCCAGGCCCTGGAGGCCGGCGCCCTGCTCGAACTGGTCGTCACCATCGCGGCCCTGCGGGCCGGGCGACTGCCGGTGAACGCGGGCTACCTCGGCGCGGACCAGACCTGCCCGCTGAACCTGGTCCTCGGCCGGGCCGCGGCCACCGGTACCGACCACGCGCTGAGCCTCAGTACGGCCTTCGGCGGAGCGAACACCGCACTCCTGGTCGGTACGCCGTGA
- a CDS encoding acyl carrier protein, whose protein sequence is MPAAPGRDEVVAMLAGFGDRAPEEVPEGIDSMELAWLVHQLEQRYDRHLDDDTLARMTTVSGVIDVLGELHQ, encoded by the coding sequence GTGCCGGCCGCACCCGGGCGGGACGAGGTGGTCGCGATGCTCGCCGGATTCGGCGACCGCGCCCCCGAGGAGGTGCCCGAGGGCATCGACTCGATGGAGCTGGCCTGGCTGGTCCATCAGCTCGAGCAGCGTTACGACCGGCACTTGGACGACGACACCCTGGCCCGGATGACCACCGTCTCCGGCGTGATCGACGTGCTCGGCGAGCTCCACCAGTGA
- a CDS encoding acyl carrier protein, which translates to MSTEEIRAFVLASLSEMNYDVTGVDDDTLLGPAGADLESLSLAELGVRVEERFGVRFDDDEAELLGTMTVGEFGAAVAARLRSAPAAGH; encoded by the coding sequence ATGTCCACTGAGGAGATCCGCGCGTTCGTGCTCGCCTCGCTGAGCGAGATGAACTACGACGTCACCGGCGTCGACGACGACACCTTGCTCGGTCCGGCCGGCGCCGACCTCGAGTCGCTCTCGCTCGCCGAGCTGGGCGTCCGGGTCGAGGAGCGGTTCGGCGTCAGGTTCGACGACGACGAGGCCGAACTGCTCGGCACCATGACGGTCGGTGAGTTCGGTGCGGCCGTGGCCGCCCGGCTTCGCTCCGCACCGGCCGCGGGCCACTGA
- a CDS encoding class I adenylate-forming enzyme family protein: protein MGALPLDPSWVDELLLRGTGTEPCLFFDEPVSRDELRRLVRARQAALSAAGLRRGGSVALHLSPSLALVTNLLASWRIGAQAALLDHRLTPFETDRALARLEPQLVVSAAQPVGSGPARGFHQQREVLTTHPGRPARTSHALVQLSSGSTGPSKIIGRTAADLVAELDRYARIDGVPGAGERIVSLASMVHVLGLVGGLLHCLHAGVRLAFPQRHTAEGILATVAAGPEPTTLLGVPFHLELLSWVTEPPRLPQLTGMTTGGELVRAQVHDAFVDRYGIRLGSMYGMTEVGVIATDLFGAHRPELTPAPGMELRAVDGELLVAAGQSPYLDHGRTDATGPTRWADGWLHTKDGGAVGADTGRVRVLGRLDSQVSIGGLKVDLTEVEHTLAALPEVTAAVVVFGTSIEAYVVLGEGGTAERIEARLAERLAAYKRPRLLHVVDRLPRTATGKLVRDRTALSGAGRPQRQPTQEQTDRKGSSSDVH from the coding sequence GTGGGAGCGCTCCCACTCGACCCCTCCTGGGTCGACGAGCTCCTCCTGCGCGGCACCGGCACCGAGCCCTGCCTCTTCTTCGACGAACCGGTCAGCCGGGACGAACTGCGCCGGCTGGTCCGGGCCCGTCAGGCCGCGCTGTCCGCAGCCGGCTTACGCCGGGGCGGCTCGGTCGCCCTGCACCTGTCCCCCTCGCTCGCCCTGGTCACCAACCTGCTGGCGAGCTGGCGGATCGGGGCCCAGGCCGCCCTGCTCGACCACCGGCTCACCCCCTTCGAGACCGACCGGGCCCTCGCCCGGCTGGAACCTCAACTGGTGGTGTCGGCCGCCCAGCCGGTCGGCAGCGGCCCGGCCCGCGGCTTCCACCAGCAGCGGGAGGTCCTCACCACCCACCCGGGCCGCCCGGCCCGGACCTCGCACGCGCTCGTCCAGCTCAGCTCGGGCTCGACCGGCCCGTCGAAGATCATCGGCCGTACCGCAGCCGACCTGGTCGCCGAACTCGACCGGTACGCCCGGATCGACGGGGTGCCCGGGGCCGGCGAGCGGATCGTCTCGCTCGCCTCGATGGTGCACGTCCTGGGCCTGGTCGGCGGCCTGCTGCACTGCCTGCACGCCGGGGTACGGCTCGCGTTCCCGCAGCGGCACACGGCGGAGGGCATCCTCGCCACGGTCGCGGCCGGCCCCGAACCGACCACCCTGCTCGGCGTGCCGTTCCACCTCGAACTGCTCAGCTGGGTGACCGAACCGCCTCGGCTCCCCCAGCTCACCGGCATGACCACGGGCGGGGAGCTGGTCCGGGCCCAGGTCCACGACGCCTTCGTGGACCGCTACGGCATCCGCCTCGGCAGCATGTACGGGATGACCGAGGTCGGCGTCATCGCCACCGACCTGTTCGGCGCGCACCGGCCCGAACTGACCCCGGCGCCCGGCATGGAACTGCGCGCGGTCGACGGCGAACTGCTGGTCGCCGCAGGGCAGTCGCCCTATCTCGACCACGGCCGGACCGACGCCACGGGCCCGACCCGCTGGGCCGACGGCTGGCTGCACACCAAGGACGGCGGCGCGGTCGGCGCCGACACCGGACGGGTCCGGGTGCTGGGCCGGCTGGACTCGCAGGTGTCGATCGGCGGCCTGAAGGTCGATCTCACCGAGGTCGAACACACCCTCGCCGCCCTGCCGGAGGTGACCGCCGCGGTCGTCGTCTTCGGGACCTCGATCGAGGCGTACGTCGTGCTCGGCGAGGGTGGCACCGCCGAGCGGATCGAGGCCCGGCTCGCCGAACGGCTGGCGGCCTACAAACGGCCCCGCCTCCTCCACGTCGTCGACCGACTGCCGCGCACCGCCACCGGGAAGCTGGTCCGCGACCGGACCGCCCTGAGCGGCGCCGGCCGGCCGCAGCGGCAACCCACCCAGGAACAGACCGATCGAAAGGGAAGTAGCAGCGATGTCCACTGA